From Triticum urartu cultivar G1812 chromosome 2, Tu2.1, whole genome shotgun sequence, a single genomic window includes:
- the LOC125539613 gene encoding uncharacterized protein At1g51745-like: MGRSSGGEGGGGEGQGEVDGGGISDCSPGTIVWVRRRNGSWWPGRIVGQEELAASQVVTPRTGTPVKLLGREDASIDWYNLEKSKRVKEFRCGEFDACIEKAMAFQGTPVKRREKYARREDAILHALELERKQLALKYQNQGFRADDSCSTLLADTGREFDDFPSEYYSRNNVQEPQLHLQSSASQQRVDLSTTRYKSKKSKKQKGDNSVLLGKTKECEEKFIHAGSKRNLSGSLALEASGNTLSNYVNGFSSSGHTQEGSNVESGEKNTALKKRRLVEAVFEASVVKKHDRCRPLAQVVQSSVKFPRPFQCNDDSGTVVVEGGKDPLPAICQAKRSATYLSADSGDAHSRDFIPVKETILTEAHRETETYLKQEDTLLEEQTFPDFVEKHESDPSMSLCSDTETEDDAELLQRYAKVQSPESDACDPNSLQAFNKSRHANDIDDDDEMNFSTLIPQQNVLLGEDGSPELGVSQWHMKGKRNRRTAVKRPMGKADENLSLDSSSSFMKGLLKMTNKGDSKVEIIDASSHQPFGQSFPENQERLDCDRDEADLVDKAANHSGVNRYYGKDYPLSSEPIRDIGRSYTSFNDCEISCKTSLLNKNGNQITSIGQKACGEGSSLYQQNHGSHLGYIGPVLFNVDLKVQANYQGEHVPLVSLMSRLDGKAIVGHPIQVGILEEGSMDRLILGSDPVLENSTAAPPAWPTGRRTAMPRVPRLNSSRATLDGNATDEQGVKHAKKSTTSVRRPFSQKSQKKPSGFKKASSPSQKTRPVSSISIGKKPHREGGQAKAHRRSDVLGGLLKSDEAIPLVTCVPAKVVFSRIMEAVGRPSHALAHRARKASPAVRDPP; this comes from the exons ATGGGGCGGAGCTcggggggagagggaggaggaggagaggggcaaggggaggtggaTGGAGGCGGAATCTCAGACTGCTCGCCGGGGACCATCGTCTGGGTGCGGCGGCGGAACGGGTCCTGGTGGCCCGGGAGGATAGTCGGGCAGGAGGAGCTCGCGGCGTCGCAGGTGGTGACGCCCAGGACGGGGACTCCGGTCAAGCTACTCGGCCGCGAGGATGCTAGCAT TGACTGGTATAACCTGGAGAAATCAAAACGTGTCAAGGAATTTAGATGTGGAGAGTTTGATGCTTGTATTGAGAAGGCAATGGCTTTTCAAGGAACTCCTGTAAAGAGAAGAGAAAAATATGCTCGTAGAGAAGATGCTATTCTTCATGCTCTTGAATTGGAAAGAAAGCAGCTTGCATTGAAGTACCAGAACCAAGGTTTCAGGGCAGATGACAGCTGCAGTACCCTCCTTGCTGACACAGGGAGGGAGTTTGACGACTTCCCTTCAGAATATTACTCAAGAAACAACGTCCAGGAACCTCAGTTGCATTTGCAAAGCTCAGCATCTCAGCAACGCGTAGATCTCAGCACTACTCGTTATAAAAGCAAAAAGAGTAAAAAACAGAAAGGGGACAACTCTGTTCTCCTTGGTAAAACAAAAGAGTGTGAAGAAAAGTTTATTCATGCTGGTTCAAAAAGAAACTTGTCAGGATCTCTTGCTCTGGAAGCTTCAGGGAACACTCTCAGTAATTACGTCAATGGCTTTTCCAGTTCAGGACATACGCAAGAAGGATCAAATGTAGAGAGCGGTGAGAAAAATACAGCCCTGAAAAAGAGAAGATTAGTGGAAGCTGTTTTTGAAGCATCTGTTGTCAAAAAACATGATAGATGCAGGCCACTTGCTCAAGTTGTACAGAGTAGCGTCAAATTTCCTCGCCCTTTTCAGTGCAATGATGATTCTGGAACTGTTGTAGTTGAAGGAGGTAAGGATCCTTTGCCTGCTATCTGTCAGGCCAAAAGAAGTGCCACATACCTGTCTGCTGATTCTGGTGATGCACATAGCCGTGACTTCATACCTGTTAAGGAAACAATATTAACAGAAGCTCATCGTGAGACGGAAACTTACCTAAAGCAGGAGGATACTCTTCTCGAAGAGCAAACATTTCCGGACTTCGTTGAGAAGCATGAATCTGATCCTTCAATGAGTTTATGTTCAGATACTGAGACAGAAGATGATGCTGAACTTCTGCAAA GGTATGCTAAGGTACAATCCCCTGAATCAGATGCATGTGATCCTAATTCCCTCCAGGCTTTTAATAAGTCAAGGCATGCAAATGATATTGATGACGATGATGAGATGAACTTTTCTACTCTTATTCCTCAACAAAACGTCTTACTAGGTGAGGATGGTTCTCCTGAGTTAGGTGTTTCCCAGTGGCATATGAAAGGTAAACGCAACCGGCGCACTGCAGTGAAGAGACCAATGGGGAAGGCGGATGAAAATCTGTCATTAGATAGCTCAAGTAGTTTCATGAAGGGGCTGCTCAAAATGACCAATAAAGGTGACTCTAAAGTTGAGATTATTGATGCGTCAAGCCATCAACCGTTTGGTCAAAGTTTTCCTGAGAACCAAGAAAGGTTGGATTGTGATCGTGATGAAGCAGATTTGGTTGACAAGGCCGCGAATCATTCAGGCGTTAACAGATACTATGGTAAAGATTATCCCTTATCTTCAGAACCTATCAGAGATATTGGACGAAGTTACACTTCTTTCAACGACTGTGAAATTTCTTGCAAGACCTCTTTGCTAAATAAAAATGGCAATCAGATAACCTCTATTGGTCAGAAGGCATGTGGGGAAGGATCTTCATTGTATCAACAAAATCATGGCTCACATCTTGGTTACATTGGGCCGGTGTTGTTTAATGTTGACCTGAAGGTACAGGCTAACTATCAAGGCGAGCATGTCCCATTGGTTTCTTTGATGAGCAGACTGGATGGTAAAGCTATTGTTGGACACCCTATCCAAGTTGGAATTCTTGAAGAAGGTTCAATGGACAGGCTTATTTTGGGCAGTGATCCTGTTCTGGAAAATAGCACAGCAGCACCACCTGCTTGGCCAACAGGCAGAAGGACTGCTATGCCCAGAGTCCCACGTTTGAATTCATCACGAGCAACCTTAGATGGCAATGCCACCGATGAGCAGGGGGTCAAGCATGCAAAGAAAAGCACCACCAGTGTGCGGAGGCCATTTTCTCAGAAATCTCAAAAGAAGCCCTCTGGCTTCAAGAAAGCAAGCTCACCAAGCCAGAAAACCAGACCCGTTTCATCCATTTCCATTGGGAAAAAGCCTCACAGAGAAGGTGGCCAGGCAAAGGCACATAGGCGCAGCGATGTTCTGGGTGGTCTATTGAAATCAGACGAAGCAATTCCGCTGGTCACATGTGTCCCTGCAAAGGTTGTGTTCAGTAGGATAATGGAAGCAGTTGGCAGGCCGTCCCATGCTCTTGCTCACCGTGCTAGAAAGGCCAGTCCTGCGGTACGGGATCCACCGTAG